The DNA region CGCGCCCGGTGCTCCCGGACTGGGCAGTGGCGTTCCACGTCCCGTGCCTGCGGCCGTTCGACGAGTACGCCGGCATCCACGAGCTCCCCGAGTACCGCGTCCTGCCCGATCGCGCGCTGGCCGTGAGCTCCACCAACACGTGGCAGGCGTGGGATGGCGGCGGGCCGCTCGGGTTCATCGAGCTGTTGCTCGAGGGCGAGACGGTGCCGACCTATCTCGAGCACGACTGGGACCGCGACTGGGGATCGCTCGTGCGGTACACCCCGCTGGTGCCCGGGGCGCGCGAGGCGACCGTCACCCACGGTGAGGCCGTACGGTCGGGACTGTGGAACGGCGGGCCCCTCGCCCGGTGACCGGCTAGCATCGGTTCCGCCGACTTTTACAAGGACTTCCAAGTAATGGCGGAACGAACCCCAGACGACAGGAGACGCACATGTCCGTGACGGAGAAGCAGTTCGAGAACATCCTGGTCAGCCAGACCGACCGGGTCGCGACCATCACGCTCAACCGCCCCAAGGCGCTCAACGCCCTGTCCAGCGGCATGGAGAAGGAGGTCGTCGAGGCGGTCGAGGCGCTGGACGGCGACGCGGGCGTCGGCTGCATCATCATCACCGGGTCGGAGAAGGCCTTCGCGGCCGGTGCCGACATCAAGGAGATGAAGGACAAGAGCTACCCGGGCATCTACCTCGAGCGGTTCTTCCACGACTGGAAGCGCCTCACCGCTGCGCGCACGCCGATCATCGCCGCGGTGTCCGGCTTCGCCCTGGGCGGCGGCTGTGAGCTGGCCATGATGTGCGACATGATCATCGCCGGCGACAACGCCAAGTTCGGTCAGCCCGAGATCACCCTCGGCGTGATCCCGGGCATGGGCGGCTCGCAGCGCCTCACCCGCGCGGTGGGCAAGGCCAAGGCCATGGACCTGTGCCTGACCGGCCGCCAGATGGACGCCGACGAGGCCGAGCGCTCCGGCCTGGTCGCCCGCGTCGTCCCGGCCGCGGAGCTGCTCGACGAGACCATGAAGGTCGCCACCAAGATCGCCTCCATGAGCAAGACCACGGCCATCGTCGCGAAGCAGGCGGTCAACCGCTCCTTCGAGACCACCCTCGAGGAGGGCCTGCTCGCCGAGCAGAACGCCTTCTACGCGCTGTTCGCCACCGAGGACCAGACCGAGGGCATGTCGGCGTTCGCGGAGAAGCGCAGGCCCGAGTGGCGTCGCTGAACGACGGCCTCAGGCACGGGCACCTCGCCGGGGGCGGTGACGGGACGGGCGACGCCCACCGCGCCCCCGGCGAGCCCCTGCCCGTGCTCGTGTTGACCGGTTACCTGGGCGCGGGCAAGACCACACTGCTCAATCACCTGCTGTCCGGCACCCCGGGGCTGCGCATCGCCGCGATCGTCAACGACTTCGGTGAGATCGACGTGGACGCCACCGCCGTCGCCGGCCGCGTGGACTCCATGGTCTCGCTCGCCAACGGCTGCGTCTGCTGCGAGGTCGACGCCAGCGAGCTCGGCGAGACCCTGACCAGACTCGCCGACCCGGAGCTCGGCCTCGACCTCGCGGTCATCGAGGCCAGCGGGCTGGCCGAGCCGACGGTCCTGTCGCGGATGGTCCACGACGTTCCCCGGCACGTGGCGCGCCACGCCGGAATGGTCCAGGTGGTCGACGCCGAGGGCCTCGACGAGGCCATGACGCGCCATCCGAGACTGGCGGCGCACCTGGCGGAGGCCGACCTCGTCGTCGTCAACAAATGCGACCTCGTCACCCGGGAGCGCTTCGACGAGCTCCGCGCGTCGATCCGCGACCACGCCCCGCGCGTGGCCGTGCTGCCCGCGGTCCGCGCCGCGGTGCCGGCCGGGTTGCTCCTGGAGATGACGCCCGGGAACCCACCCGGATCCGCGACCGCCGGTGGCGGCGACCACCGCCATGGTGAGCACGCGCACCTGCACGACGGCTACACGGCCGTCACGGTGACCCCGGCGGGCCACCTGCACCCGCGACGCTTCCTCGCCGCGGTCTCCGCGCCGCCGACCGGCGCCTACCGCGCCAAGGGCACCCTGACCCTGGCCACCGCGGACGGCCCCCGCCGCTACGAGGTGGCCCTGGTGGGCCGCCGGTTGGAGCTGCGCGCCGGGGGAGCGGGGCCGGAGGGTCTCGTGGTGATCGGCGTGGAGATGGACGACGACGAGGTGGGCCGTTTCCTGGACGGGGCCGTCCTCGCCGCCGGGGAGACGCTCGACCAGACCGCGGAACTGGGCCTGCACCCGTATCTGGTCGGTGACCCGGACTCCAGTGACGTGGAGGAATGGATCTACGACGAACAGCGCACGGCGCCCGTCACCGGGGCCGCGGCGATGCTGGCGGATCCCGAGGATCCGGAGGCATTCGATCCAGCTTTCACGCCCTGAGGACGGCGCGGGAGGGAAGCGGCGACCGGTACCCCCGACGACCTGACGGCAATCTCATGTTCTGGTTCGGCGTCACCCCGACCACGTGCGTATAGTGGCGCTGACGACGCCGAAGTGTCGCACCGGCAGGGGGGGTCATCCGCCCGCAGCGGGGGTGCCGCACGGACGAGGGAGGAGACCTCGTGGACGAGGACAACACCGGCCACGGCCCGAGCGGCGCCGGGGATGCCCAGCGACGCAAGCGCGACCTCGCGTCCGTGCGCAGCGCGATCGCCGCTCTCCGCGAGGCGACGGGCATCCCGGTCACGATCGGCGGTGTGGTCGGGGAGGGTCACACCCTGGTCCTGTCCGAGTCCCTCGGCATGCGGACCTCGGCGATGAAGGACCTCAAGGTCCACTACGGCGCAGGCGTGGGCGGCCGGGTCATGGCCACCGGCAAGCCGGTCGGCGTGGCCGACTATCCGCGGGCCGGGGTCATCACGCACGAGTACGACCTCCCCGTCCTCTCCGAGGGGCTCCGGTCGATGGCCGCGATCCCCGTGGTGGTGGGGAAGGACGTCCGCGCGGTGATCTACGCCGGCGTCCACTCCTCGGTCAGGTTCGGCGAGAAGGTCCTCAACCA from Dietzia sp. B32 includes:
- a CDS encoding enoyl-CoA hydratase produces the protein MSVTEKQFENILVSQTDRVATITLNRPKALNALSSGMEKEVVEAVEALDGDAGVGCIIITGSEKAFAAGADIKEMKDKSYPGIYLERFFHDWKRLTAARTPIIAAVSGFALGGGCELAMMCDMIIAGDNAKFGQPEITLGVIPGMGGSQRLTRAVGKAKAMDLCLTGRQMDADEAERSGLVARVVPAAELLDETMKVATKIASMSKTTAIVAKQAVNRSFETTLEEGLLAEQNAFYALFATEDQTEGMSAFAEKRRPEWRR
- a CDS encoding GTP-binding protein, which gives rise to MASLNDGLRHGHLAGGGDGTGDAHRAPGEPLPVLVLTGYLGAGKTTLLNHLLSGTPGLRIAAIVNDFGEIDVDATAVAGRVDSMVSLANGCVCCEVDASELGETLTRLADPELGLDLAVIEASGLAEPTVLSRMVHDVPRHVARHAGMVQVVDAEGLDEAMTRHPRLAAHLAEADLVVVNKCDLVTRERFDELRASIRDHAPRVAVLPAVRAAVPAGLLLEMTPGNPPGSATAGGGDHRHGEHAHLHDGYTAVTVTPAGHLHPRRFLAAVSAPPTGAYRAKGTLTLATADGPRRYEVALVGRRLELRAGGAGPEGLVVIGVEMDDDEVGRFLDGAVLAAGETLDQTAELGLHPYLVGDPDSSDVEEWIYDEQRTAPVTGAAAMLADPEDPEAFDPAFTP